The Gordonia westfalica DNA window CGAACGAGACCTCGCCCAGATCGCCCTACTCCGAGACCCGTTCTACGACTACGAGACCGATGGTGTCCTCGAAGGACTCGAGGTGTGCCGGCAACGACTCGAAGCGCTCGGCAAGCACAGGGTGATCGAGGACCGCGGCGACCACATCGCCCAAGACTTAGTCCACACCACCAACCCAGCGGTGTGGCGACGTGAAGCCTGGCTCGACGGCTGGCCCCAACAACCCGACTCCGAACGCGTCAAGTCCACACAGCTCCGGCAGCAGGGCTGGAAGTTCGGGTGGATGAAGACCCAAACCCTGCTGCACACAGGACAACACGAGGGGACAGGCTACTGATGGCAGCACTCGGAGTTCTGAACGCCAAGCTCGGACTGATGGTCGATGGGATCTTCCACGAACTCGGCACCGCCTCAATCGACGTGACCGCAACCCAAGTCCACACCGACGGCAACAACGTCAACTACGAGCTGTCCATCGAGGGGCTGCGAGACCAGGTGGCCAGCATCCTGCGGGACACGGCCGAGGCCATCGCAGCCGACTGATGCTGTACCGGATCGCTGTCGTCGGGGACGTACGGCGCAAGACCCAAGCCTACGAACTCGCCCAAGCATTGGATGCCGACCTAGTCCTCGACACCCAAGCATCGGGACTCACAGCCAATGGGCAGAGGGCATGGGCTGCAGCATCCATGACCAACAGCGACTGGACTGTGGTGCTCGAGGACGACGCCATCCCGTGCACCGACTTCCACACCCGACTGGCCGAAGCCCTCACCTCCACACCCACCGATGTGGTGTCCCTCTACTGCGGCACCAGCTACCCACTCCAAGCGCAGGACGTGTACCGGCTGGCCATCACCGAAGCCGACAACGCTGGCGCCAACTACTTCACCCTGCCGAACCTGTGGCACACCGTTGGTGTTGCCATCCGAACACCACTCGTCAAGCAGATGCTCGAGCACATCGACGGACTCACCCTCCCGCTCGACGAAGCCATCACCACGTGGATGCTGGCCGAAGGCCGCCGCGCCGCCTACACCCACCCGTCGTTGGTCGACCATCGCGACGACCACACCGTCATCCAACATCCCGACGGAATCGAACGAACCATGCCCCGAAAAGCATGGAGGTATGCCGGGTAATGCCGAGGGCACCCAAGAAGTGCGGTCGAACAGACTGCACCACCCGCACAGTCGGCCACACCTACTGCCCAAAACACCGAACCACCTGGCCCCAATCCAAGGGCGCAACGTCCCCCACAGGCTCCAAACAGCCTGCTTCCGCCGTGACCAGTACACCTGCCAACGCTGCGGCCACCACGGCAACCCCGGAGACGGCACTCTCCACGCCGACCACACCCGCAACCGAGCAGCAGGTGGCCCCAACCATCTCGACAACCTCGAAACTCTGTGCACCGAGTGCCACAAGCCCAAGACCCAACGCGAGGCCAAGGCCGGAAAAGGCCTCTGACCTGCGGAAACGGGTGACAACCTCGGGCACCCGGTGCTACATCGAACACCCGTTCGAACCCAGGGCCTCCACCCCCCACCCCACCCCCTCCCGGCCCCGGAAGGCACTGCTGAAAGACCTGCGTACGGGTTCCGTACGCTCTGGCCCTGCCGAAATGGTTAGGGCCTCCGATCCCGAAATGGGAGGTAGTTCAATGCCTGGACCTGCTCCGAAGCACCCGTCTGTGCGTGCTCGCCGCAACAACCCGAAGAAGGACTTCCGGTCTCTGCCGTCTGAGGGCGTGAGGGCGCTACGCCTGAGTGGCCTCTGCTTCCGGATGTGAATGCGTCGGCGATGCTCGAGGTTGCTCGCGATCGTGTCGCGTCACTCCAGGTGGAGTTGGAGGGTGAGGACGATGGTCGCGCGAAGGGCCGGCTGCGGCGCGATCTGAACAAGAATGAACTGCTGGTGGCCCAGTTGCAGTTGCAGATTGAGCAGGCCACTGATGCAGAGAAGGCGTTGTGGGCGGATCTGTGGTCGACGCCTCAGGCGGTGATCTGGGAAGAGTCCCATACGCATCGTGAGGTTGCGCAATATGTGCGGTGGAAGGTTCGTGCCGAGCAGGGCGACCTGAAGGCTGCTGCGGAGGCGCGGCAGTTGTCTGACCGTCTCGGGTTGAATCCGCTGGCGCTGATGCGTCTGCGGGCCGAGGTTGAGCATGTCGACGAGGTGGAGAACCGTGGCAAGCGCCGGCGGGAAACGTCGGTGCCGCAGCGGAAGAATCCTCCGAAGGATGATCCGCGCTCGAGTCTCTACGCCGTGTGACCCGTGCTGCTGGTCGTTCCGGGTCCAGACCCGGAACCCTGGCCAACCCTGGGCCGCAGATATGCGATCTGATCGAGGATCGTGCGATCTATGGCCCGGGTTCGTTGCAGGGGGAGCCGTACGAGATTGACCCGGAGTTTCGGGCGTTCATCCATCGTGCTTTCGAGGTGTTCCCGAAAGGTCATCCTTGGGAGGGACGTCGTCGGTTCAAACGGGTTGGACTGTCAGTCCGCAAGGGGTTGGCGAAGACAGAGAAGCAGGCGCTCCTAGCGTTCTGTGAGCTTCATCCGGAGGGGCCGACCCGGTTTGACGGGTGGGATGCCTCGGGGAATCCGGTGGGTAGGCCGGTGAACTCGCCGTACATTCCGATGTTGGCGGTGTCGGTGGAGCAGGTTGAGGAACTTGCTTACGGCGCTTTGAAGTACATCGTCGAAGAAGGCCCTGATGCGGACCTGTTCGATTCGACGTTGGATCGGATTGTGCGGCTGAATGATCACGGTCGTGCTGACGGCAAAGCGGTCGCATTGTCGAACAACCCAGGGTCTCGTGACGGCGCTCGTACGACGATGAACTGTTTCGATGAGCCGCACCGGCTGTATTTGCCGCGGCAGTTGAAGGCGCACCAGACGATGGATGCGAACCTGCCGAAACGTCCGCTGGATGATCCGTGGTCGTTGTATGTGGGGACTGCCGGTCAACCCGGTCAGGGTTCGGTGGCTGAAGAGATTCACATCGAGGCCACGCAGATCGCTGAAGGCAAAATTCAGCGTCCGGACTTGTTCTATCTGTATCGCACGGATGACGATCCCGAACGGGATCTGTCGGATAAGGACGAGCGGATTCGGGCGATCGCTGAGGCGACCGGCCCGATCGGCGAGTTCGGTCCGGGCCAGTTCGACGAGATCGCTTCGAAGTGGGATCGCCCTGGCGCCGATGGGCCGTATCTCGAGCGGGTGTGGTTGAACCGGTGGAAACGTCAGGGCGACCAGGCGTTTGACATGAAGAAGATCAAACCGGGTTTGTGCCGCTCAGGGGAGCGCATCCCTAAGGGCGGGTTCATCACTCTCGGTTTCGATGGCGCCCGGTTCCGTGACGCTACCGCGTTGGTGGCGACGAGCATCGACACCGGGTTGCAGGAGTTGCTGGGGTTGTGGGAACGCCCCGACGATGACGACCTAGAAGACGACGGTTGGGAAGTCAACGAAGCTGAGGTGACCGCCGCCGTCGAGGACGCCATGACCCGGTATGCGGTGTGGAAGATGTACGCCGACCCCCACACTGGACCGAAACGGTCGGCTCGTGGGCTGCGA harbors:
- a CDS encoding HNH endonuclease encodes the protein MPGNAEGTQEVRSNRLHHPHSRPHLLPKTPNHLAPIQGRNVPHRLQTACFRRDQYTCQRCGHHGNPGDGTLHADHTRNRAAGGPNHLDNLETLCTECHKPKTQREAKAGKGL